From Roseateles sp. SL47:
CATCAGGCTGCCGGCGACGATGGACGGGGCCACTGCGGGGACCAGGACGCCCAGGAATCGTTGCAGGAAGCTGGCGCCGAGTGAGCGCGCGGCTTCGTCCAGGGATTGCAGTTCGTCGCGGGCGAAGGCCGCCGACACCGTGCGGACCATGAAGGGCAGTGTGAACACCACGTGGCCGGCGAGGATGAAAGCGAAGCTCTGGCGGAAGCCGCGGACCTGACCATAGGCCAGGATCAAGGCGAGCGCGCTGGCCAGCCCCGGCACGGCCACCGGCAGCGTGAGCAGTTCCTCGAAGCAGCGTGAGGCCCACGTCCGGCTGCGCGCCAGTGCCCAGGCGCAAGGCACACCCACCAGCAGCCCCACCACCACGCAAGCCAGCGCCAGCAGCACCGACCGCCAGGCGGTGGCGCCGTAGAGTTCCCACACCTCCTCGATCCAACGCGTGGTCAAGCCGCTGGCCAAGCCTTGGTTGAAGTTGTTGGTCAGCCCGGCGGTGACGGACACCACCATGGGAAGCACGGTGAATAGCGTCACCGCCACTGTGATGGCCAACAGAATCGTGGTGTCGACCCGGCCGTGTTGCGCCGACTTCATGCACGACCTCCCATGCCGGAATCGGCGAACCGGCGCGCAATGAACAGCACTGCCCAGGTCATCAGCCCCAGCGCGATGGACAGCGAAGCCGCCAGCGCGAAGTTGGCGTAGTTGGTGAACTCGTTGTAAATGGTGATGGGCAGCACCTCAAAGCGACTGGCCAAGGTGAAAGCAGTGCCGAAGGCTCCCATGGCCGTGGCAAAGAGGATGGCGCCGACGGCCAGCGCCGTCGGCTGGAGGGCCGGCCACCAGACGTCACGCACGATGTGCCAGCGCCGTGCTCCCAGCGAGCGCGCGGCTTCTTCCAACTCGTGCTCCATGCGCTCGGCCACGGCGGTGAACGAGGCGATGGCGCGTGGCAGCGAGAAGTACATGTAGCCCAGGAACAAGCCGGTGAGGCCATAAGCGAAAGTGATGCGCTCGCCGAGCACTGCGTCGGTGACGCTGGCGAAGGGGCCTTGCCGGCCCCCGATCAGAATCACGAAAAATCCGACGATGACACCCGGGAAGGACAAGGGCAGGGTCAGCACGGCCAGCAGCAGTCGGCGCCCGGCGAACGAGCGCCGACCCAGGTACAGCCCCACGGCCGCCGCCGTCGCCAGCGACGCGAGCGTCACGGCCAACGACAACAGCGTGGTCTGCAGGAGGCTTTGCAGGTATCGCGGTTCGGTGAGGACCACGAAGTACGTGGCCGCACCCTTGCTGGCCGGCAGCAGCAACAGCCGCGCCACGGGCAGCAGCCAGAAGGCCGCGAACACCACAGCCGCAGGGGCAACACACAACATCAGGACCACTTACTGTGCCTCGCGCAGGTAGCGTTCGGAGAAGGCCTTCTGCACCTCGGCCATGCGGCCGTAGTCGACCGTGCGGGCACGGGCGTACTCGCTGGCTGGCAGGAAGCGCGCCTGCGCCTCCTTGCTGATGGCCGACATGCGCACTGGCCGCAGGAAGGCGTTGGCCCAGATCGCCTGGCCTTCATTGGAGAGAATGAAGTCCATCACCTTGTGCGCGTTGGCTGCATTCGGGCCTTTGGCGACGGCGCTGATCACGTAGGGCACGGTGATGGTGCCCTCAGCCGGAATCACGAATTCGACATTGGCCTTGTCCTTGTATTTGGCACGGTAGGCGTTGAAGTCATAGTCGAGCAGGATGGCGATCTCGCCCGACAGCACCCGCGCATAGGACGTCTGCTTCGGAACGATGGGGTCGTTCTTCTTCAGCGCCTTGAACCATTCGATGGCGGGGCCGAAGTTGTCCAGGCTGCCGCCACGCGCGTTGTTCACGGCCACCGCGCCGACGTAGCCCACAAACGCCGAGGCCGGGTCGAGGTAGCCCACCAGGCCCTTGTACTCGGGCTTGAGCAGGTCGGCCCAGGAGCGCGGCACCGGCTTGCCCCTCAACGCATCGACATTCACCATGAAGCCCAGGGTGCCGGAGTGGATGCTGAACCAGTGTCCTTCGGGATCCTTCAGGCCATCGGGGATCTCGGCCCAGCCGGTGGGCTTGTAGGCGGCCGTGACGCCATCCTTCTTGGCCTGGACGCCGAAGGTCACGCCGTAGTAGGCCATATCGGCCACGGGGCTGCCCTTCTCGGCAACCAGTTGTGCCAGCGTCTGGCCCGAGTTTTTATTGTCCGGAGGTACGGTGATGCCGGTCTTGTCCTTGATGGCGCGCAGCTGACTGGCCCAGTCGGCCCACTCGGGCGGGCAGTTGTAGCAGATGGCGGTCTGCGCCATGGCGCTGGCGCCGGCCAGCAGCCCGAAGGCGACTGCAGCCGCCTGAAGAAGTCGAGAGGGGAAGCGTTTCATGAGGAGGTCCTTCTTGGCTGTGCTTGGCAAATGGCAGAAGACGGCATGCGGGCTGCGGCGATCGATTCGCCCTCCCGAAAGTGAAGGTCCAGCGTGAGGCTGTTGTGGGGGGCCAGCGGCACCGTGCCGGTGAGCGCCTGCACCAGAAGTTCAACGCTGCGCCGGCCGATTTCGGCATTGGGTTGCACGATGGTCGATAGGGCAGGCGTGAGCGCTTCGCCAATGCCGATGCCGTCGAAGCCGACCACCGACAGGTCTTTGGGGACTTGCAGCCCGACCAGGTTCGCGGCCCGCATGCATTGGATGGCCAGCAGGTCGTTCGAACACACCACGGCCGTTGGTGCCTGCGGCATGACCTGGCTGGCGGCCAGGCACTCGGCCATGCGCTCGGTGGCGCCTTCCATGAAAGGTACTTCCAGAAGCTGCGGCTTCAAGCCGGCGGCAGCCATCCCTTCCACGTACCCCTGGTGGCGCTGCTGGGCGCGGTCGGAGGACGCCAGGGCGCCGCTGACCATCAGGATGTGCCGGTGTCCGAGCGCGTACAGCCGTGCCACGACGGAGGTCACCGCCGCGCAGCCATTGACCGAGACGCAGGGGTGACGCGCATGGCGGTTGTAGACCAGCACATACGGCGACTTCGTTGATCGAAGCCGGGTGAGGACCGTCGACCTCGCGGCATTGGCGACGCACAGAATCAGCGCATCGACCCCTCGCGCCAGCAGCAGATTGGCGGCATGCGCTTCATGCGCCACCTTGTAGTCGGTCGTGAACGGCACGATGGAATAGCCGGCCGCGGAGGCGGTCTGTGCGATGCCCTGCAGGCATTCGGCGAACACCGGGTTCAACAAGGTCGGCAGGACCACGCCAAGCGCCCGCGTCCGTTGGGTTCGAAGCGAACGTGCGCTGACGTTGGGGCGATACCCCAGTGCGGCTGCAGCGGCCTCCACGCGTTCACGCAGCTCAGGCCGGACGGTGTCAGGCGCATTAAACACGCGAGACACGGTCGCCTGTGACACGCCGGCCTGGTTGGAGACGTCGCGAATGGTCATGAATGGCGGATGGGAAGTGCGGATGGGAAGTGTTGAAAATCCTGAAATCGATTTCAGCTTACGCGGGGCTCATGACGACGACGTGACGGCCCGGTCACGGCAGTTGCGCGCGGAGCCGTGCTTGGCTGTGTTGAAGGAATGGCCTGCTGGCGAACGGAGCGCGGAGCGCGGTGCTGGCGGCTGCTGCGCCGCCGCGCACGGCCTCCAACGAACAGCCGTCGGGCTTATCCTCACAGAGTGGCACCTCCACCCCGTCAGCCCCACCGTCATGCCGAAATTCGCAGCAAACATCTCCTGGCTTTATCCAGATATCCCCTTCCTGGACCGGATGGCTGCCGCTGCCAGGGACGGATTTCAGGCCGTGGAATGCACCTTCCCCTACGACCGGCCCCTGCGGGTGCTGCAAGACCGCCTGAATGAAGCGCTGGTGCCCATGGTGCTGCTGAATGCGCCCTGTGGAGACTGGGCCGCAGGGGAGCGCGGGCTGGCTGCGCTGGAGGACCGAGAAGCCGACTTCCGCAGCGCCATCCACCAGGCGGCCGATTGGGCACAGGCCCTTCGATGCCCGCGGGTCCACGTGCTGGCAGGACGCCTGCACGATGGCGCTGACCTGGCCCGCGCCTGGCGTCTGTATGAAGAGCGCCTGCACTGGGCGCTGGAAGCCACCGCCGACAGCGGCCTGACCCTGATGATCGAGCCGATCAACCACCGCGACATGCCGGGTTACCTGCTCAGCCGTCAGGCGCAGGCCCATGCCCTGGTGCAGCGGCTCGGTGCCGACCGCCTGCAGGTGCAGATGGATCTCTACCACTGCCAACTCACCGAGGGCGATGTGCTGGCGCAGGTCCGCACCTGGCTACCCACCGGCAGGGTGGGGCACTTTCAAGTGGCGGGGGTTCCCGACCGTGGCGAGCCGGATGTGGGCGAACTGCCGGTGCCGGCCGTGTTCGATCTGATCGACGAGATCAGTCAAGACACCGGCTGGGACGGCTGGATCGGGTGTGAATACCGCCCAAGGCAGACGGAAGCGTCCGGCGGCACCACCGCCGGATTGGGTTGGTTACGTCGCTGGCAGACTTGACGCCGAAGCCGAAGCCGAAGCCGAAGCCGAAGCCGAAGCCGAAGCCGAAGCCGAAGCCGAAGCCGAAGCCGAAGCCGAAGCCGAAGCCGAAGCCGAAGCCGAAGCCGAAGCCGAAGCCGAAGCCGAAGCCGAAGCCGAAGCCGAAGCCCGGCCCGGCCCGGCCCGGCTCAAGCCACCCGACGCGTCTCGCCTTCCCCGTACAGATTGCTCTCGCAACGGCCGCACAGCGTCGGATGGGCCGGGTTCACGCCCACATCCTCGCGGTAGTGCCAGCAGCGTTCGCACTTCTGATGGGTGGACGGCGTGACCGTCACCGTCAGCGTGTCCGCCGGCACCACGGAAGCGGCCGAGGTGATCAACACGAACTTGAGGTCGTCGCCCAGGCTTTGCAGCAGGGCCAGGTCCTCCGCAGGAACGCCCAGCGTCACTTCCGCCTGCAGCGAAGCGCCGATGGCCCCGGTGGTGCGCACTTCCTCGATCGCCTTGTTCACCGCATCCCGGATTTCGTGGATGCGATTCCACTTGGTGATCAGCTCGGTGGCCGGCGCATCGAACTGCCAGTAAGTCTCGGTGAAGATGGTTTCACCCGCAGCCTTCTGCGCAAACACCTTCCACGCTTCTTCAGCGGTGAAGCTGAGGAATGGCGCCATCCAGCGCAGCATGGCGTTGGTGATGTGCCAGAGTGCCGTCTGTGCTGACCGGCGGGCCAGGCTGTCCGGTGCGGTGGTGTAGAGACGGTCCTTCAGCACGTCCAGGTAGAACGCGCCCAGGTCTTCGGAGCAATACACCTGCAGCTTGGCCACCACCGGATGGAACTCGTAGCGCTGGTAATGCGCCAGGATGTCTTCCTGGAACTGCGCGGCACGGGCCAGCGCATAACGGTCGGCTTCCAGCAGCTGATCCAAGGGCACGGCATGGCGAGCCGCATCGAAGTCCGACACGTTGGCCAGCAGGAAGCGCAGCGTGTTGCGGATGCGGCGATAGCCGTCCACCACCCGGTCCAGGATCTTCTTGTCGCCGGCGATGTCACCGGAATAGTCGGAGGCGGCCACCCACAGGCGGATGATTTCCGCGCCCAGCTGCTTGCTGGTTTCCTGCGGATCCACACCATTCCCGAGCGACTTGCTCATCTTGCGACCCTTGCTGTCCACGGTGAAGCCGTGGGTCAGCAGGCCCTTGTAGGGCGCGCGGTCGTTGAGGGCACAGGAGATCAGCAGCGACGAGTGGAACCAGCCCCGATGCTGGTCGTGGCCTTCCAGGTAGAGATCGGCTTCCGGGCCGGTCTCATGGGCCGCGCCGGCATGGCTGCCCTTGAGTACGTGCTGGAAGGTGGAGCCGGAATCAAACCACACGTCCAGGATGTCCTGGCCCTTGGTGTAGGCCTCGGCCTCGGCGCCCAGCCATTCCGCCGGATCCAGCTTGGACCAGGCCTCGACGCCACCGGCTTCCACCAGTTGCGCCGCACGCTCGATGAATTCCAGCGTGCGGGGATGCGGCTGGCCGCTGTCCTTGTGCAGGAAGATGGGCAGCGGCACACCCCAGCTGCGCTGGCGCGAGATGCACCAGTCCGGCCGGCCGGCGATCATGTCGTGCAGGCGCGCACGGCCGTTCTCCGGGTAGAAGCTGGTCACGTCGATGGCGTCCAGCGCCAGTTGGCGCAGGGTCTTGGGCGCCTTGTCGACGGAGAACACACCTTCGCCCTCGTCCATGCGCACAAACCATTGGGCTGCCGCGCGGTAGATCACCGGCGACTTGTGGCGCCAGCAATGCGGATAGCTGTGGGTGATCTTGCTGTGGGCCATCAGGCGGCCGGCGTTCTGCAGTGCTTCTGCAATCACCGGGTTGGCCTTCCAGATGTGCTGGCCGCCGAAGAGCGGCAGCTCGGCTTCATACACCCCGTTGCCCTGCACCGGGTTCAGGATGTCCTTGAAGGCCATGCCGTGGGCGATGCAGGAGTTGAAGTCGTCCAGACCATAGGCAGGTGCGGAGTGCACCACACCGGTACCGTCGTCAGCCGTGGCGTAGTCGGCCAGATAGACCGGGCTTTCGCGGTCGAAGCCCGGATGCACATGGGCCAGCGGATGCTTGAACTTCAGCAGTTCCAACTGACGGCCCTGGGTGACCGCCACCACCTGGCCTTCGATGCCCCAACGCGCCAGGCACTTCTCCACCAGCGCCTCGGCCACCACGAAATAGCCGCGCTCGGTGTTCACCAATGCGTAGGGTAGTTCGGGGTTGAGGTTCAGCGCCTGGTTGGCCGGGATGGTCCAGGGGGTGGTCGTCCAGATGACGGTGAAGGCCTCCTTGTCCAGCGAGGGCAGGCCGAACGCGGCCGCCAGCTTCTGCGGCTCGGCGCTCAGGAAGGCCACGTCCACGGCGGGGGACTGCTTGTCCGCATATTCGATTTCAAACTCGGCCAGCGACGAGCCGCAATCGAAGCACCAGTAGACCGGCTTCAGGCCCCGGTAAACGAAGCCGCGTTCGAACAGGCGCTTGAGCACCCGGATCTCGCCCGCTTCGTTCTTGAAGTCCATGGTGCGGTAGGGATGGTCCCAGTCACCCAGCACGCCCAGGCGCTTGAAGTCACTGCGCTGCTGGTCGATCTGCTCGGTGGCATAGGCGCGGCTCTTGGCCTGCACCTCGTCACGAGGCAGGCCGCGGCCATAGGTCTTCTCGATCTGGTTCTCGATCGGCAGGCCGTGGCAGTCCCAGCCGGGAATGTAGGCGGCGTCAAAGCCTTCCAGCTGGCGCGCCTTGACGATCATGTCTTTCAGGATCTTGTTGACTGCATGGCCCATGTGGATCTGGCCGTTGGCATAGGGTGGGCCGTCATGCAGAACAAACTTGGGCTTGCCGCAGCGGGCGTCGCGCAGCGTCTTGTAGATGCCCTGGTCTTCCCATTCCTTCACCCAGCCCGGCTCGCGCTTGGGCAGGTCACCGCGCATCGGGAAGGCGGTGTCCGGCAGGTTGAGGGTGGCGCGATAGTCAGTCGGGCTGGCTTGGGAACCGGAGGGGGAGGCGTCAGCAGCGTCGGTCATAGGTGTGCGTGGCAATCAGGGGCGGCGCCTGGGGGCGCCGTGGAGTCGGGGAGGCGCGGCCGGAACATCGGTGTGCGCGCAAGCGGGTGTGTGGCAGGCACCTGCAGGGGCAGGCCCGCGCGGACACAGCGGGTCAAATTCGGTCGCGCGTGGTCTGGCGGCGCACCGCAGCATGGGTGCTCGCCGGGTCGGCGACATCGGTGCTCGCCTGTTGGGCGAAAAAGGCGCGCGCCTGACGGACGTCCTCCCAAATCGCGGCGGTGAGGGCGTCCAGCCCGTCGAAACGGGCTTCGTCACGCAGTTTATGCAGCAGTTCCACGCGCACGAGTTTACCGTAGGCCTCGGTGGGCCCCAGCCGCTCGGCCAGTTCGGCCGGCCAGTCCAGCGCATGGACCTCCAGCAGCACCCGGCCAGCATCTTCCACCGTGGGCCGCACGCCCAGGGAAGCCACACCATCCAGCGGTCGGCCCTCCGGGTGTTCCAGGCCCTGCACCCGCACCGCAAAAATGCCGTGGGCAGCCGGTTTGTCATGGCTGAAGCGCAGATTCAGGGTGCGGAAGCCGTCCTGGGCGCCGGGCCGTGATTCGGCCAGTTGCCGACCCAGCTTCTGGCCATGGATCACATGCCCGGAGATGGAGTAGGGGCGGCCCAGCAGACGCGCCGCGCCGTCCAGATCGCCGCGCTGAAGCGCTTCCCGCACGGCGGAGCTGGACACCCGCAGGCCGTGTACTTCATAACTCATCATGCGGGCGACATCAAAACCGAGGCGCTGTCCGGCGGCATCCAGCGTGGCGTAGTCGCCCTGGCGCTTGGCGCCGAAGCGGAAGTCGTCCCCCACCAGCACGTAACGGGCGCCAAGGCCGTCCACCAGCACCTGCTGGATGAAGGACTGGGCCGGCAGGCTGGCCAGGGCTTCATCAAATCGCAGCACCACCACCTGGTCCACGCCGCAGCGTTCCAGCTCGGAGAGTTTGTCCCGCAGGGTCGCGATGCGGGCCGGCGCCAGCTCTGGCCGGCCCATCTTGTGGGCAAAGAAGTCCCGCGGGTGCGGTTCGAAGGTCAGCACGCAGGTGGGGAGCCCCCGGTGGCGCGCCTCCGACTGCAACAGCGCCAGCATGGCCTGATGGCCGCGATGGACGCCGTCGAAATTGCCGATGGTCAACGCGCACTGCGGCGCGATGCCCGGATGATGGAAGCCACGAAACACCTGCATGGGGCGTCATTATCTGCCGGGGCGGACCTCCCCGGGGCGGCTGGGGGGAGTGCTGAGGAACGCGCAGGGGCCCAGAGCGGCCGAAATGGGCAGAAAGGGCCCTCTCAACGGGGGCCGGAACGGAGGCCGGAACGTGGACCGGGGGAGGCAGAAGGAAGCGCCGGCATGCAAGGGCCAGCATGCAAGGGCCGGCAAGGAAGTGCCGACGAGGAAGGGCCGAAAAGGAAGTGCCGGCAAGCACGGGCCGAAAAGGAAGTGCCGGCAAGCACGGGCCGAAAAGGAAGTGCCGGCAAGCACGGGCCGAAAAGGAAGTGCCGGCAAGCACGGGCCGAAACCAGGCTGGTCCAGGCCGCTGCAAGACGGCCGGGCCTGCGGCTCAGGCTGCCTTGGCGGATGGGGCCGCTGGCGCGGCCGGTCCCGACGACGAGGACGACGACGAGGACGAAACGGATGCGGCAGACGGAACGGCCGTCGCGAGGGCGAGATATCGCTGCACAAGGCCCACCAGGTCTTCCATTTCAAACGGCTTAAGCAGGAAGTCGTCCATGCCGGCCGAGGTGCAGCGCTCGCGGTCGCCGTTGATGGCGCTGGCGGTGAGTGCCACCACCGGCGTGCGCGCCAGCCGGCGACGGGCTTCCTCTTCGCGCCAGGCGCGTGTGGCACTGAAGCCATCCATTTCCGGCATCTGGCAGTCCATCAGGACCAGATCGAACCGCTGGCTGCGCAAATGCTCCAGCGCCTCCCGTCCATGCTCGGCGGTGACGACCTCCAGGCCGCACTGCTGCAGCATGGTGGTGGCCACCAGCAGGTTCACCATGCTGTCGTCCACCAGCAGCACCCGGCCGGAGAGCTGCGGCGGTGCCATGGCAGCGCGAGCGGGCGCAGGCTCCGGCAAGGCGGACAGCTCGCAGGGCTGTAGCGGCAGGCTGAACTCGAAGACCGACCCCTGGCCGGGGGTGGACGAGCAGCGCAGGTCCCCGCCCATGGCCCGGGCCAACTCGCGGGCAATCGTCAAACCCAGACCGGTCCCGTCGTGACGGCGCACCTTCTGGGCCACCACCTGCTCGAACGGCGCAAAGATGCGCTCCAGCTGGTCGGCCGGAATGCCTTCACCGGAGTCCCGCACCGCACAGCGCACCAAGGCACCGGCGCGCATGTCCAGCACGGTAGACACCTCCACGCTGACCGCACCCTGGTCGGTGAACTTGATGGCATTGCCGACGAGGTTGTGAAGGATCTGCTGGATGCGTGAGGCATCGCCCATCAGCCGGGCGGGCAGGGCGTCGGCCACCTGCCATTCAAACCGCAGCCCCTTGGCGCGTGCGGTCTCG
This genomic window contains:
- a CDS encoding LacI family DNA-binding transcriptional regulator yields the protein MTIRDVSNQAGVSQATVSRVFNAPDTVRPELRERVEAAAAALGYRPNVSARSLRTQRTRALGVVLPTLLNPVFAECLQGIAQTASAAGYSIVPFTTDYKVAHEAHAANLLLARGVDALILCVANAARSTVLTRLRSTKSPYVLVYNRHARHPCVSVNGCAAVTSVVARLYALGHRHILMVSGALASSDRAQQRHQGYVEGMAAAGLKPQLLEVPFMEGATERMAECLAASQVMPQAPTAVVCSNDLLAIQCMRAANLVGLQVPKDLSVVGFDGIGIGEALTPALSTIVQPNAEIGRRSVELLVQALTGTVPLAPHNSLTLDLHFREGESIAAARMPSSAICQAQPRRTSS
- a CDS encoding bifunctional riboflavin kinase/FAD synthetase; protein product: MQVFRGFHHPGIAPQCALTIGNFDGVHRGHQAMLALLQSEARHRGLPTCVLTFEPHPRDFFAHKMGRPELAPARIATLRDKLSELERCGVDQVVVLRFDEALASLPAQSFIQQVLVDGLGARYVLVGDDFRFGAKRQGDYATLDAAGQRLGFDVARMMSYEVHGLRVSSSAVREALQRGDLDGAARLLGRPYSISGHVIHGQKLGRQLAESRPGAQDGFRTLNLRFSHDKPAAHGIFAVRVQGLEHPEGRPLDGVASLGVRPTVEDAGRVLLEVHALDWPAELAERLGPTEAYGKLVRVELLHKLRDEARFDGLDALTAAIWEDVRQARAFFAQQASTDVADPASTHAAVRRQTTRDRI
- a CDS encoding ABC transporter permease subunit, which translates into the protein MLCVAPAAVVFAAFWLLPVARLLLLPASKGAATYFVVLTEPRYLQSLLQTTLLSLAVTLASLATAAAVGLYLGRRSFAGRRLLLAVLTLPLSFPGVIVGFFVILIGGRQGPFASVTDAVLGERITFAYGLTGLFLGYMYFSLPRAIASFTAVAERMEHELEEAARSLGARRWHIVRDVWWPALQPTALAVGAILFATAMGAFGTAFTLASRFEVLPITIYNEFTNYANFALAASLSIALGLMTWAVLFIARRFADSGMGGRA
- the ileS gene encoding isoleucine--tRNA ligase, giving the protein MTDAADASPSGSQASPTDYRATLNLPDTAFPMRGDLPKREPGWVKEWEDQGIYKTLRDARCGKPKFVLHDGPPYANGQIHMGHAVNKILKDMIVKARQLEGFDAAYIPGWDCHGLPIENQIEKTYGRGLPRDEVQAKSRAYATEQIDQQRSDFKRLGVLGDWDHPYRTMDFKNEAGEIRVLKRLFERGFVYRGLKPVYWCFDCGSSLAEFEIEYADKQSPAVDVAFLSAEPQKLAAAFGLPSLDKEAFTVIWTTTPWTIPANQALNLNPELPYALVNTERGYFVVAEALVEKCLARWGIEGQVVAVTQGRQLELLKFKHPLAHVHPGFDRESPVYLADYATADDGTGVVHSAPAYGLDDFNSCIAHGMAFKDILNPVQGNGVYEAELPLFGGQHIWKANPVIAEALQNAGRLMAHSKITHSYPHCWRHKSPVIYRAAAQWFVRMDEGEGVFSVDKAPKTLRQLALDAIDVTSFYPENGRARLHDMIAGRPDWCISRQRSWGVPLPIFLHKDSGQPHPRTLEFIERAAQLVEAGGVEAWSKLDPAEWLGAEAEAYTKGQDILDVWFDSGSTFQHVLKGSHAGAAHETGPEADLYLEGHDQHRGWFHSSLLISCALNDRAPYKGLLTHGFTVDSKGRKMSKSLGNGVDPQETSKQLGAEIIRLWVAASDYSGDIAGDKKILDRVVDGYRRIRNTLRFLLANVSDFDAARHAVPLDQLLEADRYALARAAQFQEDILAHYQRYEFHPVVAKLQVYCSEDLGAFYLDVLKDRLYTTAPDSLARRSAQTALWHITNAMLRWMAPFLSFTAEEAWKVFAQKAAGETIFTETYWQFDAPATELITKWNRIHEIRDAVNKAIEEVRTTGAIGASLQAEVTLGVPAEDLALLQSLGDDLKFVLITSAASVVPADTLTVTVTPSTHQKCERCWHYREDVGVNPAHPTLCGRCESNLYGEGETRRVA
- a CDS encoding ABC transporter substrate-binding protein — encoded protein: MKRFPSRLLQAAAVAFGLLAGASAMAQTAICYNCPPEWADWASQLRAIKDKTGITVPPDNKNSGQTLAQLVAEKGSPVADMAYYGVTFGVQAKKDGVTAAYKPTGWAEIPDGLKDPEGHWFSIHSGTLGFMVNVDALRGKPVPRSWADLLKPEYKGLVGYLDPASAFVGYVGAVAVNNARGGSLDNFGPAIEWFKALKKNDPIVPKQTSYARVLSGEIAILLDYDFNAYRAKYKDKANVEFVIPAEGTITVPYVISAVAKGPNAANAHKVMDFILSNEGQAIWANAFLRPVRMSAISKEAQARFLPASEYARARTVDYGRMAEVQKAFSERYLREAQ
- a CDS encoding ABC transporter permease, whose product is MKSAQHGRVDTTILLAITVAVTLFTVLPMVVSVTAGLTNNFNQGLASGLTTRWIEEVWELYGATAWRSVLLALACVVVGLLVGVPCAWALARSRTWASRCFEELLTLPVAVPGLASALALILAYGQVRGFRQSFAFILAGHVVFTLPFMVRTVSAAFARDELQSLDEAARSLGASFLQRFLGVLVPAVAPSIVAGSLMVFTLSVGEFNLTWMLHTPLTRTLPVGLADSYASMRIEIGSAYTLVFFIVILPILWAMQTLARWIENTHGTTPGTRR
- a CDS encoding hydroxypyruvate isomerase family protein, whose protein sequence is MAAAARDGFQAVECTFPYDRPLRVLQDRLNEALVPMVLLNAPCGDWAAGERGLAALEDREADFRSAIHQAADWAQALRCPRVHVLAGRLHDGADLARAWRLYEERLHWALEATADSGLTLMIEPINHRDMPGYLLSRQAQAHALVQRLGADRLQVQMDLYHCQLTEGDVLAQVRTWLPTGRVGHFQVAGVPDRGEPDVGELPVPAVFDLIDEISQDTGWDGWIGCEYRPRQTEASGGTTAGLGWLRRWQT
- a CDS encoding ATP-binding protein, whose product is MSGPEDGDTPVALEVRAERLSALQSLVKLPAAVGALFSVLPVVLLWHHLDPAELLCWLAARWAISAWRGLEARRFLRAPVQLRELPRWERRYLSALLLDGLAWGLVGAMFATPNLPEIDGAVMTILVGLAAFTQVTLSSWTRAQALFSSLVLAPLIVRLSLQGGTVGWLSAGALVTFWLLMTLESRRVESRTLELLRLRFEQAHLAQQSQLALHAAEETSSSKSRFVAVMSHEIRTPLNGILGMAQLLETGDLSDQQRQQVDIVRRSGRHLLSLVNDILDLARIESGKLVVDAHPVDMREVVGDVCRLLGETARAKGLRFEWQVADALPARLMGDASRIQQILHNLVGNAIKFTDQGAVSVEVSTVLDMRAGALVRCAVRDSGEGIPADQLERIFAPFEQVVAQKVRRHDGTGLGLTIARELARAMGGDLRCSSTPGQGSVFEFSLPLQPCELSALPEPAPARAAMAPPQLSGRVLLVDDSMVNLLVATTMLQQCGLEVVTAEHGREALEHLRSQRFDLVLMDCQMPEMDGFSATRAWREEEARRRLARTPVVALTASAINGDRERCTSAGMDDFLLKPFEMEDLVGLVQRYLALATAVPSAASVSSSSSSSSSGPAAPAAPSAKAA